The genomic interval ATCAAGAACGATTGTTATTATCTGAGACAATTTTCTTTTCTCTGACAAATTATCAGTAAAATGTTTTTGGATAGTTTTTTGAGTTCTTTCTAATATTATTTATAAAAGTATGAACGATAATAATTTTAAATTCTCAAATGCTGTTATTGGACTGCCTTTGTTTTTTGTGCTTTTTTTGTGGTTCGTTTATTGGCTTCAGATTCGATTTGATTTTGATTTTTACCGATACGGAATTTATCCAAGAGATTTTCTGGGATTGCGAGGCATTTTATTTAGTCCGTTTATACATGAAAATTTAGATCATTTATACAACAATAGTATTCCGCTTTTAATATTATTGGCAGCGATGCAGTTTTTTTACCCGAAACAAACTTTTGGAGTTATTGGTTTTGGAATATTCTTTTCAGGATTGATTACTTGGATCGTAGGAAGAGAAAATTTTCATATTGGCGCCAGCGGGTTAATATATGTTTTGGTGAGTTTTATTTTTTTTAAAGGAATTCAAACTCGATATTACAGATTAGTTGCTTTGTCACTTACGGTAATTTTGCTTTATGGCGGAATGATTTGGTATGTTTTTCCTGATGTAGATCAGTCAATTTCTTGGGAAGGACATTTGGCCGGACTTTTAACGGGTTTTTCTTTGACGTTGTTTTATAAAGCACCAGAATATGTAAAGCCAATTGTCTATGATTGGCAGCGTCCAGATTTTGATCCAAACGACGATCCTTTCATGAAACATTTTGATGAAAACGGAAATTTTATAAATATTCCTAAAGAGGAAGAAGATGAAGAAAATCTAGAAGATTATTTTTCTTCAAGTCATCTTGTAAATTATATTGTGAAAAAGAAATCGGAAACCGAAGACGAAATTTAGTTTAATGATTTTTTGAGATTAAATCAGTAAATTTGTTAATGTAACAATTTAATTTCTAGGGTTATGAATAGAATAAAGATGTTGGTTTTGTTCTTGTGTTTTGTTTTTAACAATATAATGAATGCTCAATGTGAAATTAAAAATAGAGTACAAGCAGACGGAAGTATGTTGTATTATTTTGAGCCAGCTGTATTTTATACAACTAAATCAAAATCATTAAAAATTAATATTGTTACAGATAAAGAGCATTATTTTGTTGCCTTGCAGCCAACACCATTTCCTGATAAGAAAACAGGTAAAAAGATAAAAGATGATTTAATTATTCATCTCGCAGATAATAATACTTACAAGTTGGCACATTATGATACGCAATATAGAAGAAACGATTCTATTATGCAGGTTCTTTATTTAATCGATGATAAAGATCTTAATGCTTTTTCAAATTTTGAAGCTGTAACTGCTGAGATTAATATGCAAGGAACGGAGTTTGTTCGAAGTTATAATTTTAAACTTCATAAAAATGCAATTAAAGAGCAACTGCAATGCTTTTTGAAAGAAGACGAAAAGTGAATTATTCTTCATCGTCTTTTATTTCATGATTGTGTTTATTTGCAATTTTCTTCTTTATATTTCTTAATAAATTGTTGAAGCTAAGAGTTAAAGAGGCTGCATTTGTTGTTTGGTTTCCATTGTTTCGAGGTAAAAATTCATTGCAATAAGTGAGTTCTATCTGAACATCATCTGAAAACAAATATCCAACACCTATATTAAATCTGTTTCTGTCGAAGAAACTTTCTCCTGTAACTTTCGCGCCAGATTTAAGGTATATTTCATCTGAAGCGATAGCATATATTACACCACTTCGCAAGATTTTACTATTTATTGGCTGTATGTATTTTACTTGCTGCCGATATCGAAATACATTTTCATATTCATCATCTTGATTTCTCATATGACGAAATTCAGTGCGCATTCTTGTACTTAAAGTATAACCTGTTTTATGAAAGTAGTAAATTCCTTGAAGAGCAAAACGCCATTCTGGAGATTCAAATTGTCCTATTTCGGGAACATCTTTATTGCTAAAGTAAGCTGCGAAAGTTGAAAATTTCCATCTTGGAGAATAATAGTAATGTGCCCAACCTCGTAGAGATCTTTGTATGGTGTTGTCGAATAAATTAGAAGAAGATTCTGTGCTGCTGTAAGATGTAGCAACATCTATTTCAGTTGACCATTTTTCGCTTATAGTCTGATTAAATTGAATCTCATTCCAAAATTGACTATAAGTAGTATTTTGTCCATAGCTGTTTGTAACTAATAAAATTACAAACAGACATTGGACGATGATAAGTATTTGTTTCGGATTAGATTTTGAAAGCATTAATTAAGGGTTTTAATTATTCATTCTAATCTTAATTCTCAATATATCTTAACTTCTTTGGCGAACAGTTTCGTATAGAAATGCTCCGCAGGCAACAGAAACATTTAGAGATCCTATCGAACCAAACATTGGCAATTTTGCTTTTTCATCTACTATTTTCAAGACAGAAGGGTTGATTCCTCGATCTTCCGATCCCATAATTATAGCAACAGGATCTGTTAGTGAAACATCGTAAATATTTTGGTCTGTTTTTTCAGTGGCAGCTACGGTTTTAATTCCAGAACCTTGTAAATAGAAAATGGCATCTTTAATATGTTCTACCTTACAGATTGGTACATTGAATACCGCTCCGGCAGAAGTTTTCACAGTATCACCATTTACAGGTGCCGAACCTGCTTTTTGAATAATAATTCCGTTTACGCCAGTACATTCAGCTGTTCTAATAATGGCACCAAAATTTCTGGCATCTGAAATTTGATCCAGAATTAAAAATAAAGGTTTTTTTCCTGATTCAATTGTTGACTCTACTAAATGTTCTAAATCAATAAATCCGATAGGGGAGATAGTTGCTACCGCACCTTGGTGATTATTTGGAGTAAGACGGTTTAGTTTTTCTACAGGAACATAAGAGAAATTAATGTTGGCACGTTTCATGACCTTCATTAGGTCTTTCAT from Flavobacterium sp. YJ01 carries:
- a CDS encoding DUF2490 domain-containing protein, coding for MLSKSNPKQILIIVQCLFVILLVTNSYGQNTTYSQFWNEIQFNQTISEKWSTEIDVATSYSSTESSSNLFDNTIQRSLRGWAHYYYSPRWKFSTFAAYFSNKDVPEIGQFESPEWRFALQGIYYFHKTGYTLSTRMRTEFRHMRNQDDEYENVFRYRQQVKYIQPINSKILRSGVIYAIASDEIYLKSGAKVTGESFFDRNRFNIGVGYLFSDDVQIELTYCNEFLPRNNGNQTTNAASLTLSFNNLLRNIKKKIANKHNHEIKDDEE
- the rlmB gene encoding 23S rRNA (guanosine(2251)-2'-O)-methyltransferase RlmB, which translates into the protein MEKEHQIFGIRAIIEAIQAGKEVDKVFIQKEISSELMKDLMKVMKRANINFSYVPVEKLNRLTPNNHQGAVATISPIGFIDLEHLVESTIESGKKPLFLILDQISDARNFGAIIRTAECTGVNGIIIQKAGSAPVNGDTVKTSAGAVFNVPICKVEHIKDAIFYLQGSGIKTVAATEKTDQNIYDVSLTDPVAIIMGSEDRGINPSVLKIVDEKAKLPMFGSIGSLNVSVACGAFLYETVRQRS
- a CDS encoding rhomboid family intramembrane serine protease, translated to MNDNNFKFSNAVIGLPLFFVLFLWFVYWLQIRFDFDFYRYGIYPRDFLGLRGILFSPFIHENLDHLYNNSIPLLILLAAMQFFYPKQTFGVIGFGIFFSGLITWIVGRENFHIGASGLIYVLVSFIFFKGIQTRYYRLVALSLTVILLYGGMIWYVFPDVDQSISWEGHLAGLLTGFSLTLFYKAPEYVKPIVYDWQRPDFDPNDDPFMKHFDENGNFINIPKEEEDEENLEDYFSSSHLVNYIVKKKSETEDEI